From the genome of candidate division KSB1 bacterium, one region includes:
- a CDS encoding energy transducer TonB, protein MKLVTKIYHHWHRNASIFVKIFNHLKKLRQTDFGLMSRGEAIDWIREDGKVETAKLQKGSGTDNGFDEAALQAATQFEFYPAMKNGKPVAVWVSIP, encoded by the coding sequence ATGAAATTAGTAACAAAAATATACCATCATTGGCATCGAAATGCAAGTATTTTTGTAAAAATTTTCAATCACCTTAAAAAATTAAGGCAAACAGATTTCGGCCTAATGTCTCGGGGTGAAGCAATTGATTGGATTCGGGAAGATGGCAAAGTCGAAACGGCCAAATTACAAAAAGGCAGCGGCACGGACAACGGTTTTGATGAAGCTGCTTTACAGGCCGCGACGCAGTTTGAATTTTACCCGGCAATGAAAAACGGCAAACCGGTGGCCGTGTGGGTCAGCATTCCATAA
- a CDS encoding energy transducer TonB: MAKRAGIEGTVWVKIQLDENGKVREALVQKSSQPDLGFEEAAIAAAKSFEFSPKNQQPVAMWITMPFHFKLSQIEKTDQKRQAGFQTVRAHRCFLTTISDGSFLAHLVLPFFSPHNEQQKLVEPLTFRFFRLS, encoded by the coding sequence ATTGCAAAAAGGGCGGGAATCGAGGGAACGGTTTGGGTAAAAATTCAATTGGATGAAAACGGCAAAGTCCGTGAAGCGCTGGTCCAAAAAAGCTCGCAGCCTGATCTGGGATTTGAAGAAGCGGCGATTGCCGCGGCAAAGAGCTTCGAATTCTCGCCGAAAAACCAACAACCAGTTGCGATGTGGATTACCATGCCGTTTCATTTTAAATTGAGCCAAATTGAAAAAACGGATCAAAAGCGCCAAGCCGGCTTTCAAACCGTCCGGGCTCATCGTTGCTTTTTGACAACGATCTCAGACGGTTCTTTTTTAGCCCACCTCGTTTTGCCATTTTTCTCCCCACACAACGAACAACAAAAACTTGTAGAGCCCTTGACATTTCGC
- a CDS encoding glutamate synthase-related protein — translation MNKRNTSSVFVDREAGKFFDPSSSSRENVSPGLASPPANGTADFRHQLGRAFDFSGLMFKPNGQEFFTLGRMNGFKPAQPNGTLAPEKRALIAERINIEEAGGEWKRYDEVGLTPQDMMALINEGTQTPAPDLSRQIDLWWKERENDPLWQKPDRHEAAPSAQQAYDLEKHRRRIQHLVNALQIPEREIPRLLRFDQFSRGTVYVRDYAAIPRVLRHLFKMVPYGICTPANRDELMQFVQYAAKHKIPLTPRGRGTWALGGALATKGGLILDLANFEKTIVIDPINKLATVSCAVDFQSLEEELQHHGLTLLVRPSNKYANIGGFCSVGDPGKGGAGLFAFAHGHIGNVVEKLEVVTGVGEVKEISQNDPAMADFLGTNGRNGIITKITLRVGEARRVKGEEREASEFPVAVSFSSFRHVLNFAKKLRDEVSAHDVAFHPLHVEAFSASYLKALLVAESTAQHALPISDNGQIADNHEPRTSDFGLRTTNNGLPERDSLLVVFASAQECRDFENYALKFGNGIIIDHHGGHVLWEERFQPLKLRRRGDLLTSEVMLPLESVADYLEEVTSLADKLGVELLPICYIMDNGEALVIPQFLTDRRQRLQYYRHFSLVPVLARRAIKQYRGRPYGFGLWMAGLFKLAMGKSAGRKLQVAKQKYDPHGVLNPGKLTEIRSRFFNLAGNLLLNRFSVAALDIALRAQSLFGKFGFVRNNVLKTVTPGYAREKFDALHRCIKCSACFVCPLAQVWQKSGDPKLQRDAIYITPRFKMEYMQRHLFEGKKLSQEDVDRFALCLRCGIAEREHVCPISDMLLDVKPEGESKLVQIQRPLESTPCKKEFPTYDAFEDLLRQEGYDVDGAIKRYMDILKTHPGVARAMQDVLGKYRVPKNGDLVVLKPKTDFAIYKVEVDQDRCINCGKCGDEHTTSQRGFWDPRHPRKMVSLDDLIRELEGKLPLTWFRDMGGPIPDFLKTQGVAHKGYLQLPPPNQLDLGHQHCNGCLYCVIECPVDAIRVHINPYFENLGGRDFSRDDVRRINEESRNGDVPTSGTGSTGLFGGKGFDRYMFDFSVIVRPTRDGIREAIDINVNLGRKPLFHLFTKNHVAQASSLPGRQDVCATFPASSLPGRNDVYATFPASSLPGRQDVCATFPASSLLGRQDVCATFPASSLPGRQDVCATFQEHLTTSFSTIDLATPIVLEFPSIAAASPEKLAGVFARAASREKTLCLMTLPEFAANFEKVKYFAANIGLKISAEDIPIFEHIQHATNAAEVLATLQKIPLVLLRDDDAPADLDAHDTKLALLREIFSPGVHLGVWMNIPAGHDHKAIANKTLELARAGVGIIYLKCAWNDELGYYDSADVLPEVYDHLYKNAAHSQVTLLANGIKSPADLGVALMLGASAGVIDRATVVAMNHEFPMLEKDGQALPDFDEDAGLQRVQNLFKSWHKQIREVLGAFGVRDIRRTVGERGRLIDLRERAKIMQSIVTDAALREKSKKENQDKLNEDGELAKLHSWKYSELEKLIQPVTAPNYNLLGDRKESLASMLSARGDRRWTAEVLAGTWEIASGMVSSPRVPQTGKDCGAGSFDSMHFAPVEVDGRRLSMEEAVAELDHRLQSGDEKLRAELDSISTSSGISTRHQRSTTPPMVSAFPIDGADMSLGSIGWRLTLARYISSMILKRYVGTGEGGYPLEKAERLYPYFPNLDHATVRWLCRQLEAWVATQTATGYFGVSEDTIKRSRKLVLKFAQGAKPGLGGHILGPKVTLQVEDMRGVIAGISVFSPFPFHDVYSIEDVTKMIEWLRTVNPDAIICVKISTPVDVYHVALGLVTAGADEIQIDATAGGTGAAPDIARNRIAMPLEFAMADVHKFLVEQGMRNQVILVASGGCRTAYDVAKAFILGADKVILGTQEIVADQCNRCGNCEASGGCQKGITTTVPQLEEQKDIVLNAQWIINAQASVMLHLIKMMHVWGIRDIRELRGRFDLIEKWGWEEPVISNQLSVKSSGQEIRMEEGQLITDDCLPITDKPQKEKYEDREVDACGVVSFACTKPVPVYSIQTACQRMHNRGNGRGGGVLALGGMFPRVNKDKYAMQVNVLCAEEKRQALMAEMAKKYFGALLIFDRNGQPIAQLPDTLEVFRNPRLQKHGRDITWEEAGLAVDPGDIFRFFVRVKPTTLLQFAKDTLASCKGQVASGHPMYLNIAGKWLDYYIKYSDLLTEEFLAGIDASRDFQNDPATRQFWNDLEDEYIYRLAFRLNQEYYIDPQQAKRNPEAYVASMMKDGAIWKLVGYAEQAASYWLVTDAEYRPISDLEKTINEIELPSSSRRSVLGYLTRYRRERKVMEFGTDNEMPQNTFNDVIQDESFYNSRPFFEMKKDSSGMTASFSVANIADDETTRLAPQVKVIHEQGQLTIEIGEAQLIIPRHGERFVMNYQTGAHVWIGHQRFPTVFSPYSGGSHPFYGRINEALIHNGDFANYVAMVRFWDQFGGAPQFRTDTEMAAKAFGILKQMAYPTPHLIEAIAPTTGLDLTRLKQIAPQLAADFEAIQKSQISGSPDGPWFFIIADSIETTNSDDRTLRMLGVTDTSVLRPSVFAWIKSSNTEKWASIGLIGSEEQALRSVLDTLYHRGTLPTKEPDRVTIVRGGSVDVDAAGRPTGGGTIIYSLAPASSDQLSVISYQFDVKDKFGNELFTPGGEHADLALPIVEDEEVIHLKKEIYAGEGELVLASGQVLFGLIRNRLAGWSYNTFRWLVQQAVEIAQDDASRAPMIEGLTLARDQMEAIAVGNKKRSSLIHILQDGLDAIFDDIEKLGTGTLDRNYYRLTRAEYQYLIPPPRKSVISKDENKVTLNTDYCSLVTGHCCLVIDATGFPPEGHDSLARTVVEAYEKGWRKFIVYKQTGQRYLGSGLGPKTDGVEIHLYGNSGQDIANSLMGGTVIVHGDAQNDMSKILHSGTVVVHGLAGNTGLYGAKGGEVFVRKSTGIRWVINSVSSPSSPGLKVFIVGAPMEYLAESLMGGTVVVMGLDWNEKGELVRMLRPFPGNSILAGASAGKVILYDPFNQIEPAQYPGAVEIGFLPADWNEKFAHLQKLVTARFTPAEWISAMDKWKSYIDFTLREPSWTEKSKREAVVDLIEFAKSWCEKSEVQSAKSAIRIPQSAMEMRLKNFVEERFLDREWRRLVRVLAQVFPKNMWAEGIDYLERLRDWKEMRELLEKANHHFGLGLDSDGEEFIFTVDGQRCKLTRRDFKVIRPMTAKEKERDEHERKEAQRELEKKLKENYVASSAPKPHLKRVLGQIFHAPAIA, via the coding sequence ATGAACAAAAGAAACACCTCATCCGTCTTTGTGGATCGGGAAGCAGGAAAATTTTTTGATCCCTCCAGCTCGAGCCGCGAAAATGTTTCTCCCGGATTGGCTTCACCTCCCGCCAACGGCACTGCCGACTTTCGCCATCAACTCGGACGAGCGTTTGATTTCTCCGGTCTCATGTTCAAACCCAATGGCCAGGAGTTTTTCACTCTTGGCCGCATGAATGGATTCAAACCGGCGCAACCGAATGGCACGCTCGCGCCGGAAAAGCGCGCCCTCATCGCCGAGCGCATCAACATCGAAGAAGCCGGCGGCGAGTGGAAGCGCTACGACGAAGTGGGATTGACGCCGCAGGATATGATGGCGCTTATTAATGAAGGCACGCAAACGCCGGCGCCCGATCTCAGCCGGCAAATCGATCTCTGGTGGAAAGAGCGCGAGAACGATCCGCTGTGGCAGAAGCCGGATCGTCATGAAGCAGCGCCGAGTGCACAGCAGGCTTATGATCTCGAAAAGCATCGCCGCAGAATTCAACATCTCGTCAATGCGCTGCAAATTCCGGAACGGGAAATTCCGCGGCTGTTGCGCTTCGATCAATTTTCCCGCGGCACGGTTTACGTCCGTGACTACGCCGCCATTCCACGCGTGTTGCGCCATCTCTTCAAGATGGTGCCGTACGGTATCTGCACGCCGGCCAATCGCGACGAGTTGATGCAGTTCGTGCAATACGCCGCCAAGCACAAAATTCCCCTCACGCCCCGAGGCCGCGGCACCTGGGCGCTCGGCGGCGCGCTCGCGACGAAAGGCGGTTTGATTCTCGATCTGGCGAATTTTGAGAAGACGATTGTAATCGATCCGATCAATAAACTGGCGACGGTTTCCTGCGCCGTGGATTTTCAATCCCTCGAAGAAGAGCTGCAGCATCATGGTTTGACTTTGCTGGTGCGGCCCTCGAATAAATACGCCAACATCGGCGGCTTCTGCTCCGTCGGCGATCCCGGAAAGGGCGGCGCCGGATTGTTTGCTTTCGCCCACGGCCATATTGGCAACGTGGTTGAGAAATTGGAAGTCGTCACCGGCGTGGGCGAAGTGAAAGAAATTTCGCAAAACGATCCAGCAATGGCGGATTTTCTCGGCACCAACGGGCGGAATGGGATCATCACGAAGATCACGCTGCGCGTTGGCGAAGCGCGAAGAGTGAAGGGCGAAGAGCGAGAGGCGAGTGAATTTCCAGTGGCGGTGAGTTTTTCGTCGTTTCGGCACGTATTGAATTTTGCGAAGAAATTGCGCGACGAGGTGAGCGCGCATGACGTGGCGTTTCACCCCTTGCACGTCGAAGCCTTTAGCGCCTCCTATCTCAAAGCTTTGCTTGTTGCGGAAAGCACGGCGCAACATGCGCTGCCAATTTCAGATAATGGGCAAATCGCCGATAACCACGAACCTCGGACTTCGGACTTTGGACTTCGGACAACGAATAATGGCCTGCCGGAACGTGATTCATTGCTCGTCGTTTTTGCCAGCGCGCAGGAGTGCCGCGATTTTGAAAATTACGCGCTGAAATTCGGCAATGGCATCATCATCGATCATCACGGCGGACACGTTTTGTGGGAAGAAAGATTTCAGCCGCTGAAACTGCGCCGCCGCGGCGACTTGCTCACCAGCGAAGTGATGCTGCCGCTTGAATCCGTCGCCGATTATCTCGAGGAGGTTACGTCGTTGGCAGACAAGCTCGGTGTAGAGCTTTTGCCGATTTGCTATATAATGGATAATGGCGAAGCGCTGGTCATTCCGCAATTTCTCACCGACCGCCGCCAGCGCTTGCAATATTATCGCCATTTCAGCCTCGTGCCGGTGCTGGCGCGGCGCGCGATAAAGCAATACCGCGGCCGGCCGTATGGCTTCGGCTTATGGATGGCGGGATTGTTCAAGCTTGCCATGGGCAAGTCTGCAGGTCGCAAGTTGCAAGTTGCAAAACAAAAATATGATCCGCACGGCGTTTTGAATCCCGGCAAGCTCACCGAAATTCGCTCGCGCTTTTTTAATCTCGCCGGAAATCTTTTGCTCAATCGCTTTTCGGTTGCGGCGTTGGACATCGCTTTGCGCGCGCAATCCCTTTTCGGCAAATTCGGGTTCGTCCGCAACAATGTTTTGAAAACCGTAACGCCCGGCTACGCGCGCGAAAAATTTGACGCGCTGCACCGCTGCATCAAATGCTCCGCGTGCTTCGTCTGCCCGCTGGCGCAAGTTTGGCAAAAGAGCGGCGACCCGAAATTGCAGCGCGATGCGATCTACATCACCCCGCGTTTCAAGATGGAATATATGCAGCGCCATCTCTTCGAAGGCAAAAAATTGTCGCAGGAAGACGTCGACCGTTTTGCGCTTTGCCTTCGCTGCGGCATCGCCGAACGCGAGCACGTTTGCCCGATTTCCGATATGCTTTTGGATGTCAAGCCGGAGGGCGAGAGCAAGCTCGTCCAAATTCAAAGGCCATTGGAATCGACGCCGTGCAAAAAAGAATTTCCAACTTATGATGCGTTTGAAGATTTGCTGCGCCAAGAAGGCTACGACGTCGATGGCGCCATCAAGCGCTACATGGATATTCTGAAAACCCACCCCGGTGTGGCGCGCGCGATGCAGGACGTGCTCGGCAAATATCGCGTGCCCAAGAATGGTGATCTCGTCGTGCTCAAGCCGAAGACGGATTTTGCCATTTACAAGGTCGAGGTCGATCAAGACAGGTGCATCAACTGCGGCAAGTGTGGCGATGAGCACACCACCAGCCAACGCGGCTTCTGGGATCCGCGCCATCCGCGCAAAATGGTGAGCCTCGATGATCTCATTCGCGAGCTGGAGGGCAAACTTCCGCTCACGTGGTTCCGCGACATGGGCGGCCCGATTCCGGATTTCTTGAAAACGCAGGGCGTCGCGCACAAAGGCTATCTGCAACTGCCGCCGCCAAACCAACTCGATCTCGGCCATCAGCATTGCAACGGCTGTTTGTATTGCGTCATTGAGTGTCCGGTGGATGCGATTCGCGTGCATATCAATCCGTATTTTGAGAATCTCGGCGGCCGCGATTTTTCGCGCGACGATGTGCGCCGCATCAACGAAGAATCGCGCAACGGTGACGTGCCCACCAGCGGCACTGGCTCCACCGGGCTTTTCGGCGGCAAGGGCTTCGATCGCTATATGTTCGATTTTTCCGTCATCGTGCGGCCAACGCGCGACGGCATTCGCGAGGCCATCGACATCAATGTGAATTTGGGAAGAAAACCGCTCTTTCATTTATTTACAAAAAATCATGTAGCGCAGGCTTCCAGCCTGCCTGGCAGACAAGATGTCTGCGCTACCTTTCCTGCTTCCAGCCTGCCTGGCAGAAATGATGTCTACGCTACCTTTCCTGCTTCCAGCCTGCCTGGCAGACAAGATGTCTGCGCTACCTTTCCTGCTTCCAGCCTGCTTGGCAGACAAGATGTCTGCGCTACCTTTCCTGCTTCCAGCCTGCCTGGCAGACAAGATGTCTGCGCTACCTTTCAGGAACACCTCACAACAAGCTTTTCCACCATCGATCTCGCCACACCAATTGTTTTGGAATTCCCAAGTATCGCTGCAGCGTCGCCGGAAAAATTAGCCGGCGTCTTCGCCCGCGCCGCTTCGCGCGAAAAGACGCTTTGTTTGATGACACTGCCGGAGTTCGCCGCCAATTTTGAGAAAGTGAAATATTTTGCCGCCAACATCGGCCTCAAAATCAGCGCCGAAGATATTCCGATTTTCGAGCATATTCAACACGCCACCAATGCGGCAGAAGTGTTGGCCACCTTGCAAAAAATTCCGCTCGTGCTTTTGCGGGATGATGATGCGCCTGCCGATCTCGACGCGCATGACACCAAGCTGGCGTTGCTGCGCGAAATCTTTTCGCCCGGCGTTCATCTCGGCGTCTGGATGAACATTCCCGCCGGACACGACCACAAAGCCATCGCCAACAAAACGCTCGAGTTGGCGCGCGCCGGTGTCGGCATCATCTATTTGAAATGCGCATGGAACGACGAGCTCGGCTATTACGACAGCGCTGACGTGCTGCCGGAAGTTTACGATCATCTTTATAAAAACGCCGCGCACTCACAAGTGACGCTGCTCGCCAACGGCATCAAATCCCCGGCGGATCTCGGCGTCGCGCTGATGCTCGGCGCCTCTGCCGGCGTCATCGACCGCGCCACGGTGGTGGCGATGAATCACGAGTTTCCGATGCTCGAAAAAGACGGGCAGGCGCTGCCGGATTTCGATGAAGACGCCGGACTGCAACGCGTGCAAAATCTCTTCAAATCCTGGCACAAGCAAATTCGCGAGGTGCTCGGCGCCTTCGGCGTGCGCGACATTCGCCGCACCGTCGGCGAGCGTGGCCGCTTGATCGATTTGCGTGAGCGCGCCAAAATCATGCAGAGCATCGTGACCGACGCCGCCTTGCGCGAAAAAAGCAAAAAAGAAAACCAAGATAAACTGAATGAAGACGGCGAGCTGGCGAAGCTGCATTCGTGGAAATATTCGGAACTCGAAAAACTCATTCAGCCCGTGACGGCGCCGAATTACAATCTGCTGGGCGATCGCAAAGAGAGCCTCGCTTCGATGCTCTCGGCGCGCGGCGATCGCCGTTGGACGGCAGAGGTCCTTGCCGGCACTTGGGAAATCGCGAGCGGTATGGTTTCTTCACCTCGCGTGCCCCAAACCGGCAAGGATTGCGGCGCCGGCAGTTTTGACAGCATGCATTTTGCGCCGGTGGAAGTTGATGGCCGGCGCCTGTCAATGGAAGAAGCAGTGGCAGAACTTGATCACCGTTTGCAAAGCGGCGATGAGAAGTTGCGCGCCGAGTTGGATTCGATCTCCACCTCGTCGGGAATCAGCACGCGGCATCAACGTTCCACCACGCCGCCGATGGTGAGCGCCTTTCCGATTGACGGCGCCGATATGTCGCTCGGCTCCATTGGTTGGCGGCTCACGCTGGCGCGCTACATTTCCAGCATGATTTTAAAGCGCTATGTCGGCACCGGCGAGGGCGGTTATCCGCTCGAAAAAGCCGAGCGCCTCTATCCGTATTTTCCGAATCTCGATCACGCCACGGTACGGTGGCTCTGCCGCCAACTCGAAGCGTGGGTGGCGACCCAAACCGCCACCGGCTATTTCGGCGTAAGTGAAGACACCATTAAACGCAGCCGCAAACTGGTGTTGAAATTCGCGCAAGGCGCGAAACCCGGCCTCGGCGGCCACATTCTCGGCCCCAAAGTGACGCTGCAAGTGGAAGACATGCGCGGCGTCATCGCCGGCATCTCGGTGTTCAGCCCATTCCCATTCCACGACGTTTATTCGATTGAAGACGTGACGAAAATGATCGAGTGGCTGCGCACGGTAAATCCGGATGCGATCATCTGTGTGAAGATTTCCACGCCGGTGGATGTGTATCATGTCGCGCTCGGCTTGGTGACCGCGGGTGCTGATGAAATTCAAATTGACGCCACTGCCGGCGGCACCGGCGCGGCGCCGGACATTGCGCGCAATCGCATCGCCATGCCGCTGGAATTTGCCATGGCCGACGTGCACAAATTTCTCGTCGAGCAGGGCATGCGCAATCAAGTCATTCTCGTCGCCAGCGGCGGCTGCCGCACTGCGTATGACGTGGCAAAGGCCTTCATTCTCGGCGCGGATAAAGTCATTCTCGGCACGCAGGAGATTGTCGCGGATCAATGCAACCGCTGCGGCAATTGCGAGGCCTCCGGCGGCTGCCAAAAGGGCATCACCACCACGGTGCCGCAGCTCGAAGAGCAAAAGGACATCGTTCTCAATGCGCAGTGGATCATCAACGCGCAAGCCAGCGTGATGCTGCATCTCATCAAGATGATGCACGTGTGGGGCATCCGCGACATTCGCGAATTGCGCGGCAGGTTTGATTTGATTGAAAAGTGGGGATGGGAAGAGCCAGTTATCAGTAATCAGTTATCAGTGAAGAGTAGCGGTCAGGAAATAAGAATGGAAGAGGGGCAACTGATTACTGATGACTGTTTACCGATCACTGATAAACCACAGAAAGAAAAATACGAGGATAGGGAAGTTGACGCCTGCGGCGTGGTGAGTTTTGCCTGCACGAAGCCGGTGCCGGTGTATTCGATTCAGACGGCGTGCCAGCGCATGCACAATCGCGGCAACGGGCGCGGCGGCGGGGTGTTGGCGTTGGGCGGCATGTTTCCGCGTGTCAATAAAGACAAATATGCGATGCAGGTCAATGTCCTGTGTGCGGAAGAGAAGCGGCAGGCGCTGATGGCAGAGATGGCGAAAAAATATTTCGGCGCTTTGCTGATCTTCGACAGAAACGGACAGCCCATTGCTCAATTACCGGACACGCTTGAGGTTTTCCGAAATCCCAGATTACAAAAGCACGGCCGCGACATCACGTGGGAAGAAGCCGGACTCGCGGTTGATCCCGGCGACATTTTCCGCTTCTTCGTGCGCGTGAAACCAACGACGTTGTTGCAATTTGCGAAAGATACGTTGGCAAGTTGCAAGGGGCAAGTGGCAAGTGGGCATCCCATGTATTTGAATATTGCGGGAAAGTGGTTGGATTATTACATCAAATATTCCGATCTGCTCACGGAGGAATTTCTTGCCGGCATCGACGCCAGCCGCGATTTTCAAAACGATCCGGCGACGCGGCAATTTTGGAACGATTTGGAGGACGAGTACATCTATCGCCTCGCGTTTCGGTTGAATCAGGAATATTACATCGACCCACAGCAGGCGAAGCGCAATCCCGAGGCTTACGTCGCGTCGATGATGAAGGACGGCGCGATCTGGAAGCTCGTCGGTTACGCCGAACAGGCGGCGAGTTATTGGCTGGTTACCGATGCGGAGTATCGGCCGATTTCCGATTTGGAAAAAACAATAAATGAGATTGAATTGCCATCCTCTTCCCGACGATCCGTTCTCGGCTATCTCACACGCTACCGTCGTGAGCGGAAAGTTATGGAATTTGGCACGGATAATGAAATGCCGCAAAATACTTTTAACGATGTCATTCAGGATGAATCCTTTTACAATTCAAGGCCATTCTTCGAGATGAAAAAAGATTCCTCCGGAATGACAGCCTCCTTTTCTGTTGCAAATATTGCTGATGATGAGACGACAAGACTTGCGCCACAAGTGAAAGTGATTCACGAACAAGGTCAATTGACGATTGAAATAGGAGAAGCGCAACTGATCATTCCACGGCACGGCGAGCGCTTTGTGATGAACTACCAAACCGGCGCCCACGTGTGGATCGGCCACCAACGCTTCCCGACCGTGTTCAGCCCGTACTCGGGCGGCTCGCATCCGTTTTATGGACGCATCAATGAAGCGTTGATCCACAACGGCGATTTTGCGAATTACGTCGCCATGGTGCGGTTCTGGGACCAATTCGGTGGCGCGCCCCAGTTCCGCACCGATACCGAGATGGCCGCAAAAGCATTCGGCATTCTCAAGCAAATGGCCTATCCGACGCCGCACCTCATCGAAGCCATTGCGCCGACCACCGGACTCGATTTGACGCGGTTGAAGCAGATCGCTCCGCAGCTTGCGGCAGATTTCGAGGCGATTCAAAAATCGCAAATCTCGGGCTCGCCCGATGGCCCGTGGTTTTTCATCATCGCCGATTCAATTGAGACAACAAACAGCGATGATCGTACATTACGCATGCTCGGCGTGACCGACACCTCGGTGTTGCGGCCTTCCGTTTTTGCGTGGATCAAATCAAGCAACACGGAGAAATGGGCGAGCATCGGCCTCATCGGCTCCGAAGAGCAGGCGCTGCGTTCCGTGCTCGATACGCTCTATCACCGCGGCACGCTGCCGACGAAAGAGCCGGATCGCGTCACCATCGTGCGCGGCGGTTCCGTGGACGTTGATGCGGCCGGACGGCCAACGGGAGGTGGAACGATTATTTATTCGCTTGCACCGGCCAGCAGTGATCAGTTATCAGTGATCAGTTATCAGTTTGATGTAAAAGACAAGTTCGGCAACGAGCTTTTCACGCCCGGCGGTGAGCATGCCGATCTGGCTTTGCCGATTGTCGAAGATGAAGAAGTCATTCATTTGAAAAAGGAAATTTACGCCGGCGAAGGCGAGCTGGTTTTGGCTTCCGGTCAAGTCTTGTTTGGTTTGATCCGCAATCGCCTCGCCGGATGGAGTTACAATACCTTCCGCTGGCTCGTGCAGCAAGCGGTGGAAATCGCTCAAGACGATGCCTCGCGCGCACCAATGATCGAAGGCCTCACGCTGGCGCGTGACCAGATGGAAGCCATCGCGGTGGGCAACAAAAAACGCTCCTCGCTGATTCACATTTTGCAGGACGGCCTCGATGCGATTTTCGACGACATCGAAAAACTCGGTACGGGAACTCTGGATCGAAATTATTATCGCCTCACGCGGGCGGAATATCAATACCTCATTCCGCCGCCGCGAAAATCAGTAATCAGTAAGGATGAGAATAAGGTAACACTGAACACTGATTACTGTTCACTGGTCACTGGCCACTGCTGTTTAGTCATCGACGCCACCGGCTTCCCTCCAGAAGGTCACGATTCATTGGCGCGCACCGTTGTTGAGGCTTATGAAAAAGGTTGGCGCAAATTCATCGTCTACAAGCAAACCGGCCAGCGCTATCTCGGCTCCGGACTGGGGCCAAAAACCGACGGCGTTGAGATTCACCTCTACGGTAATAGTGGGCAAGACATAGCCAATTCTCTGATGGGTGGTACCGTCATCGTGCACGGCGACGCGCAAAACGACATGAGCAAGATTCTCCACAGCGGCACGGTGGTGGTGCACGGCCTCGCGGGCAACACCGGACTTTACGGCGCCAAAGGCGGCGAGGTGTTCGTGCGCAAATCCACCGGCATTCGCTGGGTGATCAACAGCGTGTCGAGTCCGAGTAGCCCCGGCTTGAAAGTGTTCATCGTCGGCGCGCCGATGGAGTATCTCGCCGAATCGCTCATGGGCGGCACCGTCGTTGTCATGGGCCTCGATTGGAATGAAAAGGGCGAGTTGGTGCGCATGTTACGGCCGTTTCCCGGCAACAGCATTCTTGCCGGCGCCTCGGCTGGGAAAGTGATTCTCTACGATCCGTTCAATCAAATTGAGCCGGCGCAATATCCCGGCGCGGTGGAGATTGGTTTTCTGCCGGCGGATTGGAATGAGAAGTTTGCGCATTTGCAAAAACTCGTCACCGCGCGTTTCACTCCGGCGGAATGGATCAGCGCGATGGACAAGTGGAAATCCTATATTGACTTTACGCTGCGCGAGCCATCGTGGACGGAGAAATCGAAACGAGAGGCTGTGGTCGATTTGATTGAATTTGCGAAATCTTGGTGTGAGAAGTCCGAAGTCCAAAGTGCGAAGTCCGCAATCCGCATTCCGCAATCCGCAATGGAGATGCGGTTAAAGAATTTTGTCGAAGAGCGATTCCTCGATCGCGAGTGGCGGCGGCTCGTGCGGGTGCTGGCACAGGTCTTTCCGAAGAATATGTGGGCCGAAGGCATCGACTATCTCGAGCGCCTGCGCGATTGGAAGGAGATGCGCGAATTATTGGAAAAGGCCAATCATCATTTTGGACTCGGGCTGGATTCGGATGGCGAGGAGTTCATCTTCACCGTTGATGGACAGCGCTGCAAACTCACGCGCCGTGATTTCAAAGTCATCCGGCCGATGACGGCGAAGGAGAAGGAGCGTGATGAGCATGAGAGGAAGGAAGCGCAGAGGGAGCTTGAGAAGAAGCTGAAAGAGAATTACGTTGCGTCTTCCGCGCCAAAGCCTCATTTGAAGAGAGTCCTTGGACAAATATTTCATGCACCAGCTATCGCATGA